In candidate division KSB1 bacterium, one genomic interval encodes:
- a CDS encoding sigma-54 dependent transcriptional regulator — protein MSLRILIIDDDPKIAESLSDFLGEMGHQTQACGDGESGLQIATEEHFDLIFLDVRLPRMDGLQVLEQLKRLRPDQRVIMISGHGELEIAVKATKLGADNFLEKPLHPDKLLLEVKNVERQQSLLNEMATLRKLVDFDYEMVGNSPAMQRLRQEIDRAAPTESRILIYGENGSGKELVARAIHQKSHRHHKPFIKVNCAAIPKELIESELFGYEKGAFTGASKRKNGLIEEADGGTLLLDEVGDLSPESQAKLLRVLQENEFVRVGGTQPVRFDVRIISATNKDLQQQMQQGSFREDLFFRLNVIPIRVPALRERREDIPILVRHFINLYCMKNGKRPIQVSEAALQPLMHYQWRGNVRELKNFIERLLIMSDREEIGLEDVLRFLPEDFARQFAALPSFDGTGKDQRSLRDQLAWYERQLLQREFIAAQGNVSLMARRLHTDRPNLIRKLKKLGIK, from the coding sequence ATGTCACTAAGAATCCTTATCATTGATGATGATCCCAAGATCGCTGAATCATTATCCGATTTTTTGGGTGAGATGGGTCATCAAACGCAAGCTTGCGGGGATGGTGAGTCTGGTCTGCAAATCGCCACGGAGGAACATTTTGATTTGATTTTTCTGGACGTTCGATTGCCGCGGATGGATGGGCTTCAAGTATTAGAGCAGCTCAAAAGGTTGCGGCCAGATCAGAGAGTAATCATGATCAGCGGGCATGGCGAATTGGAGATCGCTGTTAAGGCCACCAAATTAGGCGCGGATAATTTTTTAGAGAAACCGCTTCATCCAGACAAGCTGTTGCTGGAAGTAAAAAATGTCGAGCGCCAGCAAAGCCTGTTAAACGAGATGGCGACGCTGAGAAAGTTGGTGGATTTCGATTATGAGATGGTGGGAAATTCGCCAGCGATGCAGCGCCTGCGTCAGGAGATCGATCGGGCGGCGCCGACCGAGAGCCGAATTTTGATCTATGGAGAAAATGGCAGCGGCAAAGAATTGGTGGCGCGGGCAATTCATCAGAAGAGCCATCGCCATCACAAGCCATTCATCAAAGTAAATTGTGCAGCGATCCCCAAAGAATTGATTGAGAGCGAGTTGTTTGGCTATGAGAAGGGCGCATTTACTGGCGCCAGCAAGAGGAAGAATGGGCTGATCGAAGAAGCGGATGGGGGGACTCTCCTGCTGGACGAAGTAGGGGACCTTTCACCAGAATCTCAGGCGAAATTGCTTCGGGTATTGCAGGAGAACGAGTTCGTTCGTGTGGGCGGAACTCAACCCGTCCGATTCGATGTGCGCATCATCTCTGCGACCAATAAAGATTTGCAGCAGCAGATGCAGCAAGGGAGTTTCCGAGAAGATCTGTTCTTTCGGCTCAATGTGATTCCGATCCGTGTTCCAGCGCTGCGCGAACGACGCGAGGATATTCCAATCCTGGTACGGCATTTTATTAACCTGTATTGCATGAAAAACGGAAAACGGCCGATCCAAGTGAGCGAAGCAGCACTCCAGCCTTTGATGCATTATCAATGGCGCGGCAATGTTCGAGAACTTAAAAATTTCATTGAGCGCTTGTTGATCATGAGTGATCGCGAAGAAATTGGGCTGGAGGACGTTCTTCGGTTTCTCCCCGAAGATTTTGCGCGCCAATTCGCCGCTCTGCCAAGTTTCGATGGGACTGGAAAGGATCAAAGGTCGCTTCGCGATCAATTGGCTTGGTACGAACGTCAATTGTTGCAGCGAGAGTTCATTGCTGCGCAGGGAAATGTGTCGCTGATGGCACGACGGCTCCATACAGATCGGCCCAATCTGATCCGCAAATTGAAAAAGCTGGGCATCAAATGA
- the plsY gene encoding glycerol-3-phosphate 1-O-acyltransferase PlsY, with amino-acid sequence MLSIIVIIVLSYLAGSIPTSIIMSKLTRGIDIRNYGSGNAGATNAIRVLGWKVGIVVILVDVGKGVLATLLISKLRIDPIPFSHNLIQIIAGISAVLGHIWTIFAGFKGGKGVGTAAGMLFSLYPIAGLVCLLIFAVVLLSGRYVSVASMTAAISLPFVIIILNKFFNTQISNELFYFAIFMALLIVFTHRSNIKRLMEGRENRIKKISFRGAKD; translated from the coding sequence ATGCTATCCATTATCGTCATTATTGTGCTGAGCTATCTTGCCGGCTCGATACCGACCAGCATCATTATGTCGAAACTAACTCGCGGTATTGATATCCGGAATTATGGGAGTGGGAATGCTGGGGCGACCAATGCCATCCGAGTTTTGGGCTGGAAAGTGGGAATCGTCGTCATCCTTGTGGATGTTGGAAAAGGCGTGCTGGCGACGCTTTTAATCTCGAAGTTGCGAATCGATCCAATTCCGTTCAGTCATAATTTGATACAAATCATTGCTGGGATTTCAGCCGTTCTGGGACATATCTGGACGATTTTTGCTGGGTTCAAAGGGGGAAAGGGAGTGGGGACTGCTGCGGGCATGTTGTTTTCGCTTTACCCTATCGCCGGACTGGTTTGTTTGTTGATCTTTGCAGTGGTATTGCTGAGCGGCCGTTACGTGTCCGTGGCTTCCATGACTGCAGCCATCTCTCTACCCTTTGTGATTATCATTCTCAATAAATTTTTCAACACGCAGATCTCCAATGAGCTATTCTATTTTGCCATCTTTATGGCACTGCTGATCGTTTTCACGCATCGGAGCAACATAAAACGGCTCATGGAAGGCCGTGAGAACCGCATTAAGAAGATTAGTTTTCGGGGAGCGAAGGATTGA
- a CDS encoding glutamate synthase-related protein, whose translation NFSAEMAEYARKYGMKIEIWLDGPRGGTGASPNIIKGQMGMHIEYAIPLIHNRLVKDGLRNYVKFMVSGGIRTYEDVIKAVALGADGVIWGTAPLVAIGCDRNRNCHDGCSRGIATSNLILQKLRDVELNTAQMINAFTMIQMQVTRALAALGFKDIRELRGRFDVIHWMGLKERVDHRYRIRKEVIKEIEKDEQLFEERMAARATAQSNCGVAAINGTVPIPGYILDQALTAMRNRGMDGVGMAKTLCFPDHPDDYAYRIMVKGTLQIDVEKKLAEQWQSEGKNFTQDELQRKARSLVLAQRIDLITKIKTVFLDPYFDYAGEIDPNKCRERYKSNASRLTVGSPVISSEARNLFIPSSSTESQFEKDRFLPAVGMTASSTATENVQESEELDYRNFGDANSDPGDIFRFFVRVKKDVLFNYIENDLLRLGRPRFLEHLFPEVTLDNYRVNQAFLQKAEDMFVFHHSLNFTRILYVCSILPNEWDEFLSGRNGKFSKEFLLNGEDEISVEYLTLLWEFIQAHPYEHHKHRYDNRLHKIAAVMSCGKNFAVWKTAGREIPWQTPDAPNNIIHVRLATGSVVEQMNAHPFAKLHTALTHNGETTNYEALKQRVEQFNLSPLATTDTEVASLKFHLTADAWEYPDWALFESFSPTTGDDLQLVEPAIRAQLEQVQRVEFASSPDGPYQYLCLRHNPYTRTTERVDLKDPADLRPNVSAFWMDKNGNGNRVFSIIASEEHAVHRILELLDKEGIIDGSVADKTFVSSGMISRYRFEHGQQIQDYEFIDRYGRKIEVDDPGEHYSLRRQQLVEPSDASQYQDWQSSYPEFFRDHLKDISFNDFRWLLQNMVKSTTNDAEFAEHLKILTWLKDYLRTLNPGDKAQGSLIDIAQFYVNQLLDSARTERFENYTWIDQQGAAQFDRQPQHEQKLVIEASGFLPEGTDPAFSLTAFFAKAHRLGWRKFILYRTRGQRLISTAAMGNGDTDDVELDVYGSVGEYFGAFMQGGTIRLHGNAQNFCAMAMHHGKLYVFGNAGKVCGYASKGGKVFIMGDIVDRCWTNSVNDSRTQDLEVMILGSATKYAGESLMGGNFFFGGLHFDHKGNLRLNERPYLGTKMLGGASRGNFVFFDPENRLVEAQYVHGVLKEFSDEEWRYFYGRIKETFELAGISVNSEGGNEYIFVEGKKVTIVPENFKLIVPKGGLKGYEGH comes from the coding sequence AAAATTTTTCAGCAGAGATGGCTGAATACGCCAGAAAGTATGGCATGAAGATCGAAATCTGGCTCGATGGGCCTCGAGGCGGGACAGGCGCTTCGCCCAATATCATCAAAGGCCAGATGGGCATGCACATCGAATACGCCATTCCCCTGATCCACAATCGCCTGGTGAAAGATGGGCTGCGCAACTATGTCAAATTCATGGTTTCGGGCGGCATTCGGACGTACGAAGATGTGATCAAAGCTGTGGCGCTGGGCGCTGACGGCGTGATCTGGGGCACCGCTCCGCTGGTTGCCATTGGCTGCGACCGCAATCGCAATTGCCACGATGGCTGCTCACGGGGCATTGCCACCAGCAATTTGATCCTGCAGAAGCTGCGGGATGTGGAGTTGAATACGGCGCAGATGATCAATGCCTTTACCATGATCCAGATGCAGGTGACCAGGGCCCTGGCGGCGCTGGGATTCAAAGATATTCGGGAGCTGCGGGGCAGGTTCGATGTCATCCACTGGATGGGATTAAAGGAGCGGGTCGATCATCGCTACCGCATTCGCAAAGAGGTGATCAAAGAGATCGAAAAGGATGAACAACTTTTTGAGGAGAGGATGGCGGCACGAGCGACTGCCCAATCCAATTGCGGTGTGGCAGCCATCAATGGCACTGTTCCCATTCCTGGCTATATTCTCGACCAGGCGCTGACTGCCATGCGCAATCGGGGCATGGACGGAGTGGGCATGGCAAAGACGCTCTGTTTTCCCGATCACCCTGATGACTATGCCTATCGCATCATGGTGAAAGGAACGCTGCAAATCGATGTCGAGAAAAAATTGGCGGAACAATGGCAATCCGAGGGGAAAAATTTTACCCAGGATGAATTGCAGCGTAAAGCCCGAAGCCTGGTTCTTGCCCAGCGAATTGATTTGATCACCAAAATCAAAACCGTTTTTCTCGATCCTTATTTTGACTATGCTGGCGAAATCGATCCCAATAAATGTCGTGAGCGATATAAATCTAATGCATCAAGACTGACAGTTGGCTCACCAGTCATTTCGAGCGAAGCGAGAAATCTTTTTATTCCATCCTCCTCCACGGAATCACAATTTGAAAAAGACAGATTCCTCCCTGCGGTCGGAATGACAGCATCTTCGACAGCAACCGAAAATGTACAAGAATCAGAAGAACTCGACTATCGCAATTTCGGCGATGCGAACAGTGATCCTGGGGATATTTTCAGATTTTTTGTGAGAGTGAAAAAAGATGTGTTATTCAACTATATTGAAAATGATCTACTGAGACTTGGTAGACCTCGATTTTTAGAACATCTTTTTCCAGAAGTCACGCTGGATAATTACAGGGTTAATCAAGCCTTCCTGCAAAAGGCAGAGGATATGTTCGTGTTTCATCATTCACTCAATTTCACACGAATTTTATATGTTTGCTCGATCCTGCCGAATGAATGGGACGAGTTTCTATCGGGGCGAAATGGAAAATTCAGCAAAGAATTTCTTTTGAATGGTGAAGATGAAATCTCGGTTGAATATTTGACCCTGTTGTGGGAGTTCATCCAGGCCCATCCCTATGAACATCACAAGCATCGATACGATAATCGTTTGCATAAAATCGCTGCCGTCATGTCGTGTGGCAAAAACTTCGCCGTCTGGAAAACAGCGGGCAGAGAAATTCCCTGGCAGACGCCAGATGCACCCAACAATATCATTCACGTTCGATTAGCCACTGGCTCCGTCGTCGAGCAGATGAACGCCCATCCCTTTGCCAAATTGCACACGGCATTGACGCACAACGGCGAGACCACCAATTACGAAGCATTGAAACAGCGGGTGGAGCAGTTCAATCTTTCGCCGCTGGCGACAACCGATACCGAGGTCGCTTCGCTCAAATTTCACCTCACCGCCGATGCCTGGGAATATCCCGACTGGGCATTGTTCGAAAGCTTTTCGCCCACCACTGGCGATGATCTGCAATTGGTTGAGCCAGCCATTCGAGCCCAATTGGAGCAGGTGCAGCGGGTAGAATTTGCCAGCTCCCCTGATGGACCTTATCAATATCTGTGCCTACGCCATAATCCGTACACCCGCACCACCGAGCGAGTCGACCTCAAAGACCCAGCCGACCTGCGACCCAATGTCAGTGCTTTTTGGATGGATAAAAATGGCAACGGAAACAGAGTTTTCAGCATCATCGCCTCGGAAGAACATGCGGTGCATCGGATTTTAGAGCTGCTGGACAAAGAAGGCATCATCGATGGCTCGGTGGCGGATAAAACCTTCGTCAGCAGTGGCATGATCAGCCGCTATCGTTTTGAGCACGGGCAGCAGATTCAGGATTATGAATTCATCGACCGCTACGGCAGAAAGATCGAGGTGGATGATCCTGGCGAGCATTACAGCTTGCGCCGTCAGCAGTTGGTCGAGCCTTCCGATGCCTCTCAATATCAAGATTGGCAATCGAGCTACCCTGAATTTTTCAGAGATCATTTGAAGGACATCAGTTTCAATGACTTTCGCTGGCTGCTGCAGAACATGGTTAAGAGTACAACCAACGATGCTGAATTCGCCGAACATTTGAAAATTTTAACCTGGCTGAAAGATTATCTCCGCACCCTGAATCCAGGGGACAAAGCCCAGGGCTCGTTGATCGACATCGCCCAATTTTATGTGAACCAATTGTTGGATAGCGCCAGAACCGAACGATTCGAAAATTACACATGGATCGATCAGCAGGGAGCGGCCCAATTTGATCGCCAGCCACAACATGAACAAAAGCTGGTTATCGAAGCTTCTGGATTTTTACCCGAAGGCACGGATCCAGCATTTTCTTTGACTGCATTCTTTGCCAAAGCGCACCGCCTGGGCTGGCGAAAATTCATCCTCTATCGCACCAGGGGACAGCGCCTGATCTCCACCGCTGCCATGGGTAACGGCGACACAGATGATGTGGAGCTGGATGTTTACGGCTCCGTCGGGGAGTATTTTGGCGCCTTCATGCAGGGCGGAACCATCCGCCTGCACGGCAACGCCCAGAACTTCTGCGCCATGGCAATGCACCATGGTAAACTTTATGTGTTCGGCAATGCGGGCAAAGTGTGCGGTTACGCCTCAAAAGGCGGCAAAGTGTTCATTATGGGCGACATCGTTGATCGCTGCTGGACCAACTCCGTCAACGACTCCCGCACCCAGGATTTGGAAGTCATGATCCTCGGCTCCGCCACCAAATACGCAGGCGAATCGCTCATGGGCGGCAACTTTTTCTTCGGCGGACTCCATTTCGACCACAAAGGCAACCTGCGCCTGAACGAACGACCCTATCTCGGCACCAAAATGCTCGGCGGCGCCTCCCGTGGCAATTTCGTCTTCTTCGATCCCGAAAATCGCCTGGTGGAAGCGCAGTATGTGCATGGCGTTTTGAAAGAATTCTCTGATGAGGAGTGGCGATATTTTTATGGGAGAATAAAGGAGACTTTTGAATTGGCTGGGATTTCCGTTAATTCAGAAGGTGGGAATGAATATATTTTTGTTGAAGGAAAAAAAGTTACTATTGTTCCAGAGAATTTTAAATTGATTGTTCCGAAAGGGGGATTGAAGGGGTATGAGGGGCATTGA
- a CDS encoding IS30 family transposase, with product MSRELRRKTGLRGFRPKQAQHLAAARRFMAAKAIHFTDAVKKRVEFYLCQDWSPEQISGYLKLRENIHISHETIYRHIWADQRTRGTVYRHLRWSLKKKRKCCGNRDRRGQIPNRISNEQRPPVLDQKLRLGDWELGTIIGVNHHGALVFAVERKSQFICLKLVTHKTAELVTAAIIDKLASFKH from the coding sequence ATTTCTCGGGAACTCAGACGCAAAACTGGGCTAAGAGGCTTTCGCCCTAAGCAGGCCCAGCATCTAGCGGCCGCACGTCGTTTCATGGCAGCCAAAGCCATTCACTTTACTGACGCCGTCAAAAAACGTGTGGAGTTTTATCTCTGCCAAGATTGGAGTCCCGAGCAAATCTCGGGGTATTTGAAATTGCGAGAAAACATTCATATCAGTCACGAGACCATCTATCGGCATATTTGGGCTGATCAACGAACAAGAGGCACGGTGTACCGTCATTTGCGCTGGTCGCTCAAAAAGAAACGCAAATGCTGCGGGAACCGAGACCGACGCGGACAAATCCCCAATCGGATCAGCAATGAGCAACGTCCCCCTGTGCTGGATCAAAAGCTTCGACTGGGCGATTGGGAACTGGGTACCATCATCGGTGTCAATCATCATGGTGCCCTGGTATTCGCTGTCGAGCGCAAATCACAATTCATTTGCCTCAAACTGGTGACACATAAAACCGCCGAGTTAGTGACTGCCGCCATTATCGATAAGCTGGCCAGTTTCAAGCATTAG
- the hflX gene encoding GTPase HflX has protein sequence MERQNKEQAILIGVVRQGQDREVVEEYLDELALLADTAGAEVMERIIQEKSVIEPAFYIGRGKVEYLARRVTELNVDVVIFDDDLSPAQTRNLERECNTKVIDRSALILDIFARRARTREAKTQVELAQLQYLLPRLTRRWTHLSRQAGGVGIGLRGPGETQLEVDRRAIRKRIAHLTKELEQIERQRDQRRQRRSDLFNVALMGYTNVGKSTLMNALTGANVFVENRLFATLDATVRLMEHTGDQKILLIDTVGFVRKLPHQLVASFKSTLEESREADLLIHLVDCSHPHFRDQMHVIQSVLQELELDDRPVLTVFNKIDLVQDKSLLRELKQEFEGCFLISAQRGLFVDELRDAIIRHATASSVTARIRIDSFQQKLLASIYQWAHVLSTEYLDGYVELSIRFSPAMRNKLERLVAQGMVVPVGLESVSPSQN, from the coding sequence TTGGAGCGACAGAATAAAGAGCAAGCCATTTTGATCGGGGTAGTTCGGCAGGGGCAGGACAGGGAGGTGGTGGAAGAGTATCTGGACGAGTTAGCGCTGTTGGCCGATACTGCTGGGGCAGAGGTGATGGAGCGGATCATCCAAGAGAAAAGTGTTATCGAGCCAGCCTTTTATATTGGTCGCGGCAAGGTTGAATATCTGGCGCGACGAGTGACTGAGTTGAATGTGGATGTGGTAATTTTCGATGATGATCTCTCTCCTGCTCAGACGCGGAATTTAGAGCGGGAATGCAATACCAAAGTGATCGATCGCAGTGCGCTGATTCTGGATATTTTTGCCCGTCGGGCAAGGACGCGTGAGGCTAAAACTCAGGTCGAATTAGCCCAATTGCAATATTTGCTGCCGCGGTTAACGCGGCGCTGGACGCATTTATCGCGACAAGCTGGTGGAGTTGGAATTGGATTACGAGGGCCTGGCGAAACCCAACTTGAGGTTGATCGTCGGGCGATTCGCAAGCGTATTGCGCACCTGACAAAAGAGCTGGAGCAAATTGAAAGACAGCGCGATCAGCGTCGCCAGAGGCGCAGCGACCTATTCAATGTGGCTCTCATGGGGTACACGAACGTGGGCAAGAGTACTTTGATGAACGCGCTGACGGGGGCGAACGTGTTTGTCGAAAACCGATTGTTCGCTACGCTCGATGCTACGGTTCGGCTCATGGAACATACCGGAGATCAAAAGATTCTCCTAATTGATACAGTAGGTTTTGTGCGCAAATTGCCGCATCAATTGGTCGCTTCGTTCAAAAGCACGCTGGAGGAAAGCCGCGAGGCTGACCTGCTGATCCATTTGGTCGATTGCAGCCACCCCCATTTTCGCGACCAGATGCATGTGATCCAATCGGTTTTGCAAGAATTGGAACTCGACGATCGGCCTGTGCTGACTGTGTTCAATAAAATTGATCTCGTTCAGGATAAATCGCTGCTGCGCGAACTGAAGCAGGAATTTGAGGGCTGTTTTTTGATTTCAGCTCAGCGCGGTTTATTTGTGGACGAATTGAGGGATGCGATCATCCGTCATGCCACTGCAAGCAGCGTTACAGCGCGTATTCGTATAGATTCATTTCAACAAAAATTGCTTGCCTCGATCTATCAATGGGCTCATGTGCTGAGCACCGAATATCTTGATGGGTATGTCGAATTAAGTATCCGTTTTTCTCCGGCAATGAGAAATAAACTGGAACGATTGGTTGCCCAGGGTATGGTAGTTCCAGTGGGTTTGGAGTCGGTTTCACCATCGCAAAATTGA
- a CDS encoding BatA and WFA domain-containing protein — MTFLNPTLLIGLIAGAIPIIIHLITRQRARVVAFSTLRFLKELKTQQIRRLKIKQILLLLLRTLALLFLAFAFARPTLKGRLGSDVHSSAQTSAVLIIDNSLSMSAESNGQQLFDLAQQRVAELAQLFKPGDEIYGIFATPGSPEIYEGAKYDFKTVAKIIQRAKVSHSSTDLVAALQKAKTILQQSRNINKEIYIISDFQKTAFRESDPPKLSMFQDQGIKLFLIPIRSTSFSNLVITDVKVINQIIEVGNSVELEVRVKNTGNRTERDRLIQVFLDEKRSGQASISLEPGQSQAARLRVVPQRSGLIGGSVLLEDDNLFGDNRRYFTLPVPDQISVLVICQQSRDARFLQLALNPELNRATPLKVDFLTPDKIEFGTLKNYQVIALVNLSRVDGRFLNALAEHVQAGAGLMVFLGNEVDLRNYNGNLNQKLMLPAFSETFGTMGDQTSFLTIGRIDFDHPIFSGVFEQTPQQVESPKFYFATILKLANGHEPIIEFSNGAPFVVESNFGAGRVMVFASALDPNWSDLYLKGLFVPLMNRAVMYLSGNARAANPSSLVDQPLSAEVSGVTNVNNLRIELPDGKAVQVIPQIGGGTFKINFNETDQPGIYSLYGEDRLLARWPVNPEPMESDLSMVDQEELNRILGESAFFLVPNNKGIVTAVQTSRYGQELWRYFVAASLLMLMIEMLLSRSGKSASEPFIVIEAKR, encoded by the coding sequence ATGACCTTTTTAAATCCGACATTATTGATTGGTTTGATCGCTGGCGCGATCCCCATCATTATCCATTTGATTACCCGGCAGCGAGCCCGAGTGGTCGCTTTTAGCACCCTTAGGTTTCTCAAGGAACTTAAAACGCAGCAAATTCGCCGGTTAAAAATTAAGCAAATCTTGTTGTTGCTTCTGAGGACCTTGGCGCTATTGTTTTTGGCATTCGCGTTCGCTCGTCCGACGCTGAAGGGGCGCTTGGGATCGGATGTGCATTCCTCGGCGCAGACCAGTGCGGTGTTGATCATCGATAATAGTCTTAGCATGAGTGCCGAAAGCAATGGGCAGCAATTGTTCGATCTTGCCCAGCAGCGTGTTGCCGAATTGGCACAGCTTTTTAAACCTGGCGATGAGATTTATGGTATATTTGCGACCCCAGGCAGCCCAGAAATCTATGAGGGAGCCAAATACGATTTCAAAACGGTAGCCAAAATTATTCAACGGGCAAAAGTAAGCCATAGCAGCACCGATCTCGTTGCGGCGTTGCAAAAGGCTAAAACCATTTTGCAACAAAGTCGCAATATCAACAAAGAGATTTATATTATTTCTGACTTTCAAAAAACGGCATTCCGGGAGAGCGATCCACCGAAACTGAGCATGTTTCAAGATCAGGGTATCAAGCTGTTTCTTATTCCCATCAGGTCAACATCATTTAGTAATCTTGTAATCACTGATGTGAAGGTCATAAACCAAATTATCGAGGTTGGAAACTCTGTTGAACTTGAGGTGAGGGTGAAAAATACTGGGAATCGAACAGAACGAGATCGGTTGATCCAGGTATTTTTGGACGAAAAACGGTCTGGCCAAGCCAGCATTAGCCTTGAGCCTGGTCAATCCCAGGCTGCGAGATTGCGGGTCGTACCACAGCGATCTGGGTTGATTGGTGGTTCTGTTTTGTTGGAGGATGATAATTTGTTTGGCGATAACCGGCGCTATTTCACGCTTCCCGTACCCGATCAGATTTCGGTTTTGGTGATTTGTCAACAGAGCAGGGACGCCAGGTTTTTGCAATTGGCGTTGAATCCAGAGTTGAATCGGGCTACACCGCTAAAAGTCGATTTTCTTACTCCAGACAAAATTGAATTCGGCACGCTGAAAAACTATCAAGTGATCGCGCTGGTGAATCTCTCTCGTGTCGATGGTAGATTTCTGAACGCACTGGCTGAGCATGTCCAAGCTGGCGCTGGTTTAATGGTGTTTTTAGGCAATGAGGTCGATTTGCGAAACTACAATGGCAATTTGAATCAGAAACTCATGTTGCCTGCATTTTCTGAGACCTTTGGAACAATGGGAGACCAGACATCATTCTTGACGATTGGGAGAATTGATTTCGATCATCCAATTTTTTCTGGAGTGTTCGAGCAAACGCCTCAGCAGGTGGAGTCGCCGAAGTTTTATTTTGCTACAATATTGAAGCTTGCTAACGGTCACGAGCCTATCATCGAATTTAGCAACGGTGCTCCGTTCGTAGTGGAATCAAATTTCGGAGCTGGGAGGGTGATGGTGTTCGCCTCGGCTTTGGATCCTAATTGGTCTGATCTTTATCTAAAGGGCCTATTTGTGCCGCTAATGAACCGGGCTGTGATGTATTTATCGGGCAATGCCCGCGCGGCTAATCCTTCCTCCCTCGTCGATCAGCCTTTGAGCGCAGAGGTCAGCGGAGTAACGAATGTCAACAACTTGCGGATTGAGCTGCCTGATGGCAAAGCTGTGCAAGTAATTCCTCAAATCGGAGGGGGAACTTTTAAAATCAATTTCAATGAAACCGATCAACCTGGAATTTATTCTCTTTATGGCGAAGATCGGCTGTTGGCAAGATGGCCAGTGAATCCCGAACCTATGGAATCTGACCTTTCAATGGTGGATCAAGAAGAATTAAATCGAATTCTTGGTGAATCCGCATTTTTTCTGGTCCCAAACAATAAAGGAATTGTTACTGCAGTTCAAACCAGTCGGTATGGACAGGAGTTGTGGCGCTATTTTGTAGCAGCCTCGCTGTTGATGCTGATGATCGAGATGTTGCTATCGCGGTCTGGGAAAAGTGCCAGCGAACCATTTATCGTAATTGAGGCAAAAAGATGA